Within Bacteroidales bacterium, the genomic segment CTTCGGTTAATCCCGAAACCATGGAATCGCGTTCGTTTTTAGTGAAACTGAGGTTGAACAAACTTTCAGCCATTTCGATTTTATGGTTAAAGCTGTTGGAGCTCTTCCATTGAGAAATGTTTATCGCTACGGAAAGAATTAGTATTAATACTAAAATTGTCAATAAAAGGTTTTTTGTTTTCATGGGTGATAGTTTATTGAGTTTCTGGCAATATAGCAATAATAGTTAAAAGTTGAAAACAATTAGTAGTTGAGGTGCAAGGTGCAAGGAAAAAGTAGAAAGTTTATAAAGTTTCTACTTTAACCATTACATAAGGTTGGCATATTCATTTCAGAATAAAATCCCGAAGGGATGACACGATTATAGATATAATAAAGGGAAACGATTAATTAACCCCGAAGGGGTGAAATATCATTTATGACAGACACTATACAACTTGACATATGAAGTATCTTTAGGGTTTGGGGTTAAAAATCCGAAATCCGAAATCAGAAATCTTTCCTCTTCCTTTGTCACCCCTTCGGGGTTTAATAAACCTTTGGTTTTTACTGTGCTATAATAATTTCACCCCTTCGGGATTATTGTATTAACAAAAACAAATGCCAATGCTCAGAAGATTGATTTCCAACAACTTGCCCAAAGACAAGTTTTACTTTTTTATTAAAAATCAGTAAATTAAGTAGCTTGCGAAAGTCGAGTTAATCTTTCTTAACTTCTTAATGGTTTAATTATTAAATGTTTAAAAATACAAATCGCGTTTGCCGGCTTTGATTTGTTCTAATCTGTCGGTAATTTCAGCCAGGTTTTTTTGCTCTTTAAGTTCATTTGTCAATGTTTTTTCAATCAGTTGCCAGCCCTTTTTGTAAGTCTCTTTTGGTGCGTAGTCTTCTAAATATTCAGCAAGAGTCATAAGGGCGTTTGGAGTGCAAAAACGTTTTATAAAACCTGGAACAGAAAACTCCATAAAGTGCTCTCCTGTGCGGTTTAACCGATAACATGCTGTGCAGAACGATGGGATATTATCCTTTTCGATAAGCTCGTCAATAATTTCATTTAGCGAACGATTGTCGTTAATGGCAAACTGTTCGCGATTTAGGTTTTGTTTTTCGTTTTTGCTTTCTTGGTAGCTTCCTAACTCCAATTTCGTTCCTCCATCGATTTGTGATACTCCAAATTCAAGAACCTCGTCACGTACAGCAGCACTCTCTCTGGCGGTTAAAATCAAGCCTGTATAAGGAACAGCAAGACGAAGTATAGCGATTATTCGTGCTAAATCCTCGTCAGAAACCATATATTCAGATTTTACTTTCATTGAACTTGCATCTTTAATTCGTGGAAACGAAATAGTGTGTGGTCCAACGTTATAGCATGCTTCAAGGTGGTTTGTGTGCCGAACTAAGCTCATGACCTCGAAACGCCAATCGTATAAACCAAAGAGTGCGCCTATTCCAACATCATCAATACCAGCCTCTTGAGCTCTGTCTAATCCTGTAAGACGATATTCATAGTTTGTTTTTTTGCCTCCTAAGTGGTACCATTTGTACGCTTCGGGATGGTATGTCTCTTGAAAAACCTGATATGTTCCTATACCAGCCTCTTTTACAGTTATGTAACCCTCTATTTCTAAGGGTGCTGCGTTAATATTTACTCTGCGTATTTCGCCGTTGCCTTTTTTAACGCCATAAACCAACCGTACCGTATGTGCTATATATTCGGCATCATATTTGGGATGTTCGCCATAGACTAAAATTAATCGTTTTTGACCGTTATCTTCAAGAGCTTCAACCTCTTTAACAATTTCCTCGTCAGTGAGAGTCGTGCGTTGTTGTTTGGTGTTGGCAGTTCTAAATCCGCAGTAAGAGCAGTTGTTAGTACAGTGATTTCCAATATATAAAGGTGCGAAAAGTACAATTCTATTGCCGTAAATAGTTTTTTTGATGGTACGCGCTCCATCTTTTATTGCTGCTATTGATTCAGGGTCATTGGCTGCAATTAGTATAGCCACCTCTTCGAGATTTAAGCGGTTTTTTGCCAATGATTTTTTAATTATTTCGGCAACTTTCTCGCGTGTAGGGCGGGCTGAATTAATATATTCCCATATTTCGTCTGGTTCAATAAATGGTTTCATTGGTTCGTCGGGAATTCTGTATTTTTCTGGTGAGAATTTCATGTTGTGTTATTTATTGTGTTAAGATAATGTAATTCAATGTCTTATGCTGTTGTGCGTAAGGTTCAAGAGTTTTGGATTTTTATAAGATTATATGAAACAAAATGTCTTGTAATCAGCCACTTACTTGTTAAGTTTGTGTTTTAGTCTCTGTTTCAAGCGATTTCAGTGTGGCTGATTTGATTTGTAAGCCTTGCAAACGCCCGATTTGACCGGTAAGTGATCCGATATCGTCTGTGCTCCCCTCAAAAATAAGTGTTATTACGCTGATTCCCTTGTTTGGCAAAGGAACTCCTTGTCTTCCAATAATGATATTGGAGTGTCGTGAGATAATTTCGTTTAGTTGAGTGGTGGATGATTTATCCTTAATAAGGATAATGGCAGCGCCTATTCTCTTTTCCATTAGAAACCTCCTTTGGATTAGTATTTAGTTATTTAATTTTCTTTGGTTACAGATAATTTCCGTTAACCTCAGAGTTTATTTCAAAGAAATTGTTTGATTTTGAAATTTTTACATATGTTTTTAAACAATATTGCAAAATTAAATATAATCAGAACAAATCCTCAATTTAATTGAGATTAAAAATCTTTCAATATTTGTTCTAACTTTGCAAAATCTATACCAACAAATATTTGTTGGTAGAAGTATAACGTTTTAAATCGATTTTTGTTGAAACTTTCTTTTGGGCATAAAAATGGAATTATTGGAACACTTTTGTTTCATGTTATTATATTATCCATTGCTTTGACATCTGAAATGAAACAAAATCCACCTGTTACATTTCACGTTTTGGTTGATCAGGAAATGCTTGACGAAACACCTGAAGAGGAGCTTGAACGCTTGAAAGAGGAGCTTTCAAGGGAGTTGGAGGAATTGTATGAACAATTGGGAGGGGAAGAGATTAGAAATATTGCGGTAAACAGAGACTATGAAGAGCTGAAGGCTGCAGAATATAAGGCGACAAAGTACAAATCAACAATGACCGATGAGGAGTATGAACGGGAAATTGTCCGAAATGCTTTGAACCAAGAGGAGTTTGAGAAGTATGTTGAGAATAAACCAGTTTTCGAAGAAGAAGTGTATGTGCCTGAAAAGAGGGAAAAGAAAGAGAAAGAGAAACCTCAAAAAACTGCGTATAAAGGACCTGCAACAGTTGTCTATTACTTGGATGACAGGACATCAATTTATCTTGATATTCCAGTTTATACGTGTGAGGGGGCTGCCAAAGTTACTGTTAACATAGAAGTTGCTCCTGATGGTAGCGTAGTTAAAGCTGTTGTTGATCAGAAGAACTCTATTCTTGCTACTGAATGTTATACAAAAGCAGCGACTGAAAGTGCTAAAAGTGCTTTTTTCTCAGCAGTAAGTAATTCAAAAGGAAATCAAAGTGGAAGTATTGTTTATCACTTTGTTGCCCAGTAAATTTTAACTTAGTAAAGCATTATTTTTTGTGTAATGCCTGTGCTTGTCTGGCCACGAACTGTTACCACAACAACTTGTGGCATATTTAGTTGTGGAATAGAAATAACAAGAGAAAGAGGAAAACCGGGTGTTGTATCTTTAACAATGCTCTGTAGGGTACGCCCCAGAGAATCGAAAACATCAATATAAACTGTTCTGTCCTTAGTATTTACAATATCAATATTTAGCGTATTTGACGTTTTGTCGTAAAACAGCTTGTTTATTGTAATTGTGTTGTTTTCGGGAGGAGATATGTTTTGGAGTTTGTAAAAAGCATTGTAAAAATCGGGAAATCCATAACCTATATAGTTGTTGGGAGAATCAGAGTTTTTTGCGGTCTCTTTTAGTGCTTGCTTGATTTGTAGAGGCGACTTATCGCTGTAATATTGTAGTAGACAAGCAACACCGCCTGCAAAAATAGGAGCAGAGTATGATGTTCCTGTGCTTTTGTAAAATCCTTCTGATATGGTTGACGGTACCCAAACATCAGCTCCACGTGACATAAAGTCGGGTTTGTAGGCGTGGAACGGCATTCCAATTGAGCTCCCAGACCAACGAACTCCATCTGAGTCGGTTGCTCCGATTGTGAAAATATGGGGGTTATCTGCGGGAAAGTTTAAGTATCGCCATTGGGTTTCTCCATCATTTCCGGCACTTGAAACAACTACCATTCCTTTGCTTGCTGCAATTCCTGCGGCTTTTGAACATATAGCGACATTGCCTGTAAGGTCGTTAATAGTGTAGTTATCAGCTTGATTGTCAAAAAGATTGTATCCTAATGATGAGTTTAATATATCGGCTCCTAAGCTGTCGGCATATTCGGCACCTGCAAGCCAGTTAAACTCCTCTAAACGAGATTCATACGCCGCATTTTCCGTGCGAATTAATATATAATTAGCCTCTGGAGCCGAGCCTCTATAACTGTCGGGAATTACTCCCGCAAGCAAAGCCAGTACAGCTGTTCCGTGATTGTGGTGGCTATAAATGGTACTGCTTTTCGCTGCAAAATCGCGAGTAGCTATTATCTGTTCTCTGTCTCTGAGCGAATCGAAGATTGGTAGGGTATTTACGCTACGATAACCTGCATCTAAAACTGCAATTAAAACGCCTTTGCCTGTTAGTCCCATGCTATGGAGCTTTGAAACACCAATCTCATCGAGCTGTTTTTCTGTCAGGTTGTCGTTGCGTGTGGAAACGTTACCTTCGTAAAAGCTTGATGAATAGCTGTTTCTCCTTTTACGTTTGATTGTTACTAAAGAGTAATTTTTAATCCAAATTTGAGAAATATGTTTCTCGTATCTTGCTTTTGGTCTTACTAGGGCGCAGTTAAGCCAACGTGAAGTATATAGTAGTTCCTCGGCAATATTAAGTTTGAAAAGTGAGTCGATATAGTTCTGATTTACAGGTAAATCGGTGCTGTCGATTGGAATTGAAAAACGAGTGCGGCGGTCGATAGCACGTTCAGTAAGAAATTCGGCAGGATTTTCTAAGCTGTATGGGGTGTTGTTTTTTGAGTCAAAATATATAACTAAATAAGAATCAGTGTTTTGTGAAAAACCTTTGTAAAAAAGAGAAAATGCTATAAACAAAAATATTGTTCTGTACATTGTAAGTTGCTGTTATTTGGCCTTTTGTGGCCCAAACATTTTTCTTTGCATTTCGAAAATTGTTCCTATTTCAATTCTTTGGCGAATAGGAATTGTAAAATCTAAATTAGGATTGTTCGATATTATATCAACCTTTTCAGAGTAAATCAGTCCGTAGCCAGCTGCCCAAATCTCTTGATTAGCTTTCAAATGTATAAGTGAACTGTCGTAGCTGTGAAAGACTTTAAATGTAGAGTCGTAGTATCTGCTATCTTTTGTGGAAGGTGTGTGTGCCGATACAATTTTTGAAATTTCGTTATTGTCTGACGTTATACAATATATTTGTGAGTTCCATGAAGCGCCCTTTTTTATTGGTAATAAAG encodes:
- the hydG gene encoding [FeFe] hydrogenase H-cluster radical SAM maturase HydG, giving the protein MKFSPEKYRIPDEPMKPFIEPDEIWEYINSARPTREKVAEIIKKSLAKNRLNLEEVAILIAANDPESIAAIKDGARTIKKTIYGNRIVLFAPLYIGNHCTNNCSYCGFRTANTKQQRTTLTDEEIVKEVEALEDNGQKRLILVYGEHPKYDAEYIAHTVRLVYGVKKGNGEIRRVNINAAPLEIEGYITVKEAGIGTYQVFQETYHPEAYKWYHLGGKKTNYEYRLTGLDRAQEAGIDDVGIGALFGLYDWRFEVMSLVRHTNHLEACYNVGPHTISFPRIKDASSMKVKSEYMVSDEDLARIIAILRLAVPYTGLILTARESAAVRDEVLEFGVSQIDGGTKLELGSYQESKNEKQNLNREQFAINDNRSLNEIIDELIEKDNIPSFCTACYRLNRTGEHFMEFSVPGFIKRFCTPNALMTLAEYLEDYAPKETYKKGWQLIEKTLTNELKEQKNLAEITDRLEQIKAGKRDLYF
- a CDS encoding S8 family serine peptidase; the protein is MYRTIFLFIAFSLFYKGFSQNTDSYLVIYFDSKNNTPYSLENPAEFLTERAIDRRTRFSIPIDSTDLPVNQNYIDSLFKLNIAEELLYTSRWLNCALVRPKARYEKHISQIWIKNYSLVTIKRKRRNSYSSSFYEGNVSTRNDNLTEKQLDEIGVSKLHSMGLTGKGVLIAVLDAGYRSVNTLPIFDSLRDREQIIATRDFAAKSSTIYSHHNHGTAVLALLAGVIPDSYRGSAPEANYILIRTENAAYESRLEEFNWLAGAEYADSLGADILNSSLGYNLFDNQADNYTINDLTGNVAICSKAAGIAASKGMVVVSSAGNDGETQWRYLNFPADNPHIFTIGATDSDGVRWSGSSIGMPFHAYKPDFMSRGADVWVPSTISEGFYKSTGTSYSAPIFAGGVACLLQYYSDKSPLQIKQALKETAKNSDSPNNYIGYGFPDFYNAFYKLQNISPPENNTITINKLFYDKTSNTLNIDIVNTKDRTVYIDVFDSLGRTLQSIVKDTTPGFPLSLVISIPQLNMPQVVVVTVRGQTSTGITQKIMLY
- a CDS encoding CopG family transcriptional regulator, whose protein sequence is MEKRIGAAIILIKDKSSTTQLNEIISRHSNIIIGRQGVPLPNKGISVITLIFEGSTDDIGSLTGQIGRLQGLQIKSATLKSLETETKTQT